The Mangifera indica cultivar Alphonso chromosome 8, CATAS_Mindica_2.1, whole genome shotgun sequence genome has a window encoding:
- the LOC123223133 gene encoding nudix hydrolase 2-like translates to MQRVFRTSKLLHFSFANRCSLPSSSPLISNATCVSKTPSLSSWFTCSKAPQGRIPFLTGNMSSSTSSFEKPTVLENEVQHVELLNAVDDLYGGVTVDMEKPMDSKLFASALKSSLSYWRQRGKKGVWIKLPSEFANLVEPAVQQGFRYHHAEPDYLMLVHWIPETPDTLPVNASHRVGVGAFVINHKREVLVVQESSGQFRGKGVWKLPTGVVNEGEDICAAAIREVKEETGVDAEFVEVLAFRQSHQSFFRKSDLFFVCMLRPSSFHIQKQDSEIVAAQWMAAQEYAAQPFVQEHRLFNYVAKICLTKSEEDYAGFSPLSATTASGKTSYLYFNDRDCHPLTTENPSTPQS, encoded by the exons ATGCAGAGAGTCTTCAGAACCAGCAAGCTTCTGCATTTCTCATTTGCCAATAGATGCTCTTTACCGTCTTCTTCTCCTTTGATATCAAACGCGACTTGCGTTTCTAAGACTCCATCACTATCTTCTTGGTTTACCTGTTCAAAAG CTCCTCAGGGAAGAATCCCATTTCTTACCGGAAATATGTCAAGTTCAACAAGTTCATTTGAGAAGCCCACGGTGCTTGAAAATGAAGTTCAACATGTTGAATTACTAAACGCAGTTGATGATTTATATGGAGGAGTTACAGTAGACATGGAAAAGCCTATGGACTCTAAGCTATTTGCTTCTGCACTTAAATCTTCCTTATCATATTGGAGGCAGCGG GGGAAGAAGGGTGTTTGGATTAAATTGCCTTCTGAATTTGCTAATCTTGTTGAACCTGCAGTTCAG CAAGGATTCAGATACCACCATGCTGAACCAGATTACTTGATGCTTGTGCACTGGATTCCTGAAACCCCAGATACTCTTCCTGTAAATGCTTCACATCGCGTCGGTGTTGGTGCCTTTGTCATCAACCATAAGAGAGAG GTTCTGGTAGTTCAGGAGAGTAGTGGCCAATTCAGAGGTAAAGGTGTGTGGAAGCTCCCCACTGGAGTTGTTAATGAG GGTGAGGATATTTGTGCAGCTGCAATAAGAGAAGTGAAAGAGGAGACAGGA GTTGATGCTGAATTTGTGGAAGTTTTGGCCTTCAG GCAAAGCCACCAATCATTCTTTCGGAAATcagatttattttttgtttgcatGCTACGACCAAGCTCTTTTCACATTCAGAAACAAGACTCGGAAATCGTAGCTGCTCAG TGGATGGCAGCACAGGAGTATGCAGCACAGCCATTTGTACAAGAGCATAGACTGTTTAATTATGTAGCCAAAATATGCCTAACGAAGTCAGAGGAGGACTATGCGGGGTTTTCTCCCTTATCTGCCACCACAGCTTCAGGTAAAACCAGCTACTTGTATTTCAACGACCGAGATTGCCACCCTCTCACAACCGAGAATCCATCGACACCACAATCCTAA